A stretch of DNA from Mesomycoplasma lagogenitalium:
ATGTAATCATTATTGGAGCTGGACCTTCAGGATTATCAGCTGCAATTTATGCTTCAAGAGGTAATTTATCAGTAGCAATTGTTGAAAAAGGTGCTCCAGGTGGAAAAATGGTAGCTCAATCAAAAATTGAAAACTGGCCTGGAGATAAAATGGTTATGGGAGCTGATTTAGCTTTAAGAATGTATGAACACGCCATTGAATATGGTGCAGAACATTTATACGGAGAAGTAGAAACAGTTAAATCACTTTCGGAGTTTGAAAAAGAAGTTCATTTAAAATCAGGAAATGTATTAAAAGCAAAATCAGTAGTTATTGCTACTGGAATGAACGAAAGAAAACCAATGGATGTTGAAGGAATTTTAGAATTTGAACATAAAGGTGTTTCTTATTGTGTAATTTGTGATGGACCATTATATGGAAAAAATCCTGCCATTGTTATTGGTGGTGGAAATTCAGCAGTTGAAGAAGGGGCATTTTTAGCTTCAATCGCTTCTGAAGTTCATGTTTTCGTTCGTGATGCAAAATTTATAGCAGAACCAAAACTAGTTGAAGAACTAATGGCTAGAGACAATGTTAAGGTTCATTTCAACTCGAGAGTTTTAAAATTAATGGGAACTAACTCACTTGAAAAAGCACTTGTAGAAATTGACGGAAAACAACAAGAATTAAAAGTTGCATCTGTTTTCCCATACATAGGATTTATTCCTGCATCAAGTATGGTTAAAGATTTAGGAATTGTTGAACCTAATGGCTTTATCAAAGTTGATCAATTCCAAGAAACCAAAGTTAAAGGAATTTATGCTGTTGGAGATATTACTCAAAAAGAAATTCGTCAAATTATTACAGCTACAAATGACGGTGGTATTGCTGGAAAAATTTTAACTAACAGATTAGGAAAATAATTTATAAATTAATATTTTATAAAAAAAATAAGTTGGAAAGCAACTTATTTTTTTATGCAAAAAATTACTAAAATTCACTTTTTTATGCAAAAAATGCCTCTTATTTCCAAAAAAAAAAAAAAAGTATAATGCTAAAAAGGGGCATTAAATGAAAAAGAGCAAACCAAAGTTATTTTTTTGAAAACTTTTATTAGTTTTTAGTTTTATCTTTTTTACATTTTCTTGCAATTCAAATAAAAATGATAATATCAATATCAATATTTTAAATTCAGATTTAAACAAAAATAAAAACAGCGATAGTCAATTTAATAATAATATAAATTTAATAAATGATGATAAACAACAAAAAGAAGTTAATCAAATTATTAATTTAACTTTAGAAAAAAGAGTTTCTGCAAATAAAGAAGCACAAAGATTAAAACAATCACATAGTGGAACTTTTTCTAATACACAAGTTTCAGGTATTTATTTAGATCCTCAAAAAATTTATAATTTCAAAATAACTATTAATGAAAAAATTGAAGAAAATAGTTTATCAATTTTTTCATTGCAAAGTTATTATGTTGATCCAGTTGATAAAAATGAAAGTTTTAAAGCAGATTTTAGAAGTTTAGCTAAAAATGCTCGATGATTAAAACAAGGGGTAAATGAAATTACATTTGATTTAACTAATAATAAATATGGAACGAGTTTATTTTTTGACAATTTAACTGAAAAAGATATTAGTTTAAAAATCGAAAATTTATCCACTTTTAATCGATGAAAAAATATGAGTTTTTATCAATATAAACCAAATGATCTATCTTCATTTTTAATTTATATTAATAGTTTAAAGGAAAACTATCAACAAGTGCCTGTAACATTTTTAGAATTTATCGATCCATTAAAAGGCGGAATTCAAATTTATGTAGGATCAAAGCAAGTAAAATCACTTTTTATCGACCATTTTCAATTAGATAAAAAAGAAGAGGATGCAAAATATTATTTAGAAAATTATTTTACTAAAACATTATTTAAGTGATTGGATGAACTGGGATTATACAATGGACAAACTACTGATAAAAATGATTTTCAAAATAAATTAACAACATTACCAATGTTTATAATCGCTACTGAAAACATTAAAAATCCTTCTCCATATTTTGCTTGGTATCAATTCATTCATTTAGCACCTGATTTTGTAGATAAATTTTTAGAAAATCCAATGTATTTATATCATCGCTTATTAAACCATGAAAAGGGGCATTTAATTGATAATCAAGACATAGAAATTTCTGAACAAACAAATAATTTATATGTCTTATATGCAAATATAATTTGAATGAAAAAAGAATTAAAATTTGATGGACAAAATTCATTAAAAGTAAATCAATTAATTGAAAATGTTATAATGGATAAAAGGTTTTTAAAAGCCCAAAAAATGTATGAACAATATTTTAATAAGTTATATAAAAATGAAAAAGATGCTCAATCATTTTTATATAATAACGATAATAAATCATTTAATTTACTTTCATTTTGATTTTTAACAACAGAATATTTAAATAATTTAAATTATCAAAATTATAATTATCAATTTAATAATTTATATTTTAGTGAATTAAATGAATTAAAAGAGAAATTTGGTATTTTCGGCTTATCGCAAAGAATATTAAGAGAAAATACTTTATTAAAGCAATTAAATATTGACAAATTGTTTAATAAAGTTGATAAATACAATCGCTTAATTTTAATGTTTACAATTGCTAGCGGATTTGATTTTGCTAACATCTTTTCTCGTTTTAATTTTCTTGATATTGATTTAGAAGTGATTAATTTTACTAGTCAATATCCAATTATTGACAAAAAAATTGAATATTATTCAATTAGTGCTATTAAAAAACTTTATCAAAATTTAAAAATTTTTGATAAAAAAACAAATATAAAAATTAATTTTACAAATGAAATTAATAATGAAAATCAAATTGAAATATCTTCCACCTTCGAAAAGCAAGAATACCAAAATTCAGCAATTGCCTATGAACTTTATGTTGATAATGAGCTTAAATATTATTCAACTAAAAATCAATTTATTATTAATAAAAAAAATTTATTAAATAAACACATTTTTGTTAAAGCATACGATTATCAATTAAATGAAAGTGCTATTTCCAATATTTTGTTTATTAAATAATTTAAATAAAATTTTAATCCCCTTAATTTTAAGGAGATTTTTTATTTTTTCTTATCTATATTTTGAAAATTTAATTAAAATAGGTTAAAAATGATAAAAATACTGCATTTTTTAACCATTTTTCCTGATATATCAAAAAAAAAAAAAAAAGTAGATTTTCTTTTAAAATTATTTCTATTAAACGAAAGGAAATTATGACAAACAAATTAAAAAACTTATTATTCACTTTAGGTGGAACAGTAACAACTATTTCTACATTGGCAATGGCTGTTTCATGCGGTGATACAGTTAAAAAAGATGAAAAAGGAGAAAAAGTTGAAGATCCAGCAAAATCTACCACTCCAGCTAATCCTACAAATCCAGTAGATAATAAAGTGTATCAACATAATGATCCTGTTATAACTGAAATTATGAAATCAGACGATATTTCAGGACAACCAAATGCAAAAGTTCCCGAAATAACATCAAGTACAGAAAGTTATAAAGATTGAACATTTAATTTTGAAAGATCTTCAGTAACATCAGACTCTATAACATTTGATTTATATGTTGGAGATAAAAAATTAGCTGATAATAAATCGTTTAAATTAGTTTTAGTTGAAATGGAACAAAATGGAACTAGTGCAAAAACAAATGGTCAAACATTTGAAGTAACAGGAACATATGTTGAAGAAAAAACATCTAAATTTATGGGAAGAGATTTAACAGTTCCTGCTCACTATTCATTTAAAGTTAACACAACTTCAAAACAAGGGGATTTTAGTGTTTTAGGAATTAAATCACTTTCAGTAGTGGATAGTAGTAGTAGTAGTAGTAGTAGTAGTTCAAGTGAAACAACTTTAACATTAACACAAAAAACAGTTTAATAACTTAATTTAAATT
This window harbors:
- a CDS encoding NAD(P)/FAD-dependent oxidoreductase, which encodes MEKIYDVIIIGAGPSGLSAAIYASRGNLSVAIVEKGAPGGKMVAQSKIENWPGDKMVMGADLALRMYEHAIEYGAEHLYGEVETVKSLSEFEKEVHLKSGNVLKAKSVVIATGMNERKPMDVEGILEFEHKGVSYCVICDGPLYGKNPAIVIGGGNSAVEEGAFLASIASEVHVFVRDAKFIAEPKLVEELMARDNVKVHFNSRVLKLMGTNSLEKALVEIDGKQQELKVASVFPYIGFIPASSMVKDLGIVEPNGFIKVDQFQETKVKGIYAVGDITQKEIRQIITATNDGGIAGKILTNRLGK